A single genomic interval of Sulfoacidibacillus ferrooxidans harbors:
- a CDS encoding MFS transporter, translated as MSWKRTLWILWAANFIVMAGTSLVVPFLPLYIETLGIHQLASMEQWSGWIFSAQFVTAFIFQPIWGSFADRYGRKMMLLRAGIGMGIVTALMGFVVAPWQLLLLRLINGIFAGFISMAVSLQASITPDEYAGRALGTLQTGSIAGALIGPVIGGVLAEAFGFKGVFFLTGALLLLASIVVMIFVKENHQKIEKGKVQVKREWGLLMPLMPVFIASIVTQAGMMSIEPIVTIYAKTIYHGRHLAIMAGLVVATSGVANLIGAPTLGRLGDRIGQRKVLIVALIMAAVTYLPQALAHGIGTLLVGRFLLGLFIGGMIPSLNALVKKMAPNNMQATAFGLNSSSLFLGNLIGPLIGSSIAAAYTIRDVFYVTMSILVANAMILIWNRSIDHADHNHPINQRA; from the coding sequence TTGAGTTGGAAACGTACGTTGTGGATATTATGGGCAGCTAATTTTATAGTCATGGCAGGGACAAGTTTAGTTGTTCCATTTCTTCCTTTATATATAGAAACACTTGGCATACACCAGTTAGCTTCGATGGAACAGTGGTCAGGGTGGATTTTTTCTGCACAATTTGTAACGGCGTTTATTTTTCAACCAATTTGGGGGAGTTTTGCGGATCGGTACGGAAGAAAAATGATGCTATTACGTGCCGGTATTGGTATGGGAATTGTCACTGCACTCATGGGTTTTGTGGTTGCACCCTGGCAGCTACTTCTGTTACGTCTGATTAACGGTATTTTTGCTGGATTTATTTCTATGGCAGTTTCGCTTCAAGCGTCGATTACGCCCGATGAATATGCAGGTAGGGCATTAGGTACCTTACAAACGGGAAGTATTGCAGGTGCTCTAATTGGACCGGTTATAGGTGGTGTTCTGGCTGAAGCGTTTGGTTTTAAAGGAGTCTTTTTCTTAACCGGTGCATTATTGCTTCTAGCGAGTATAGTCGTGATGATCTTTGTGAAAGAAAATCATCAAAAAATAGAAAAAGGTAAGGTACAAGTTAAACGTGAGTGGGGGTTATTGATGCCACTTATGCCTGTCTTTATCGCATCCATTGTCACTCAGGCTGGCATGATGAGCATTGAACCAATTGTTACTATATACGCAAAAACTATTTATCATGGACGGCATTTGGCTATAATGGCGGGGTTGGTTGTTGCTACATCAGGCGTGGCCAATCTGATTGGAGCGCCAACATTAGGGCGACTTGGTGATCGCATTGGGCAGCGCAAAGTATTGATTGTAGCTCTTATCATGGCAGCAGTAACTTATCTCCCGCAAGCTCTTGCACATGGTATCGGCACCTTATTAGTGGGAAGGTTTTTACTAGGGCTATTTATCGGAGGAATGATCCCTTCCCTCAATGCTCTAGTGAAGAAAATGGCGCCTAACAATATGCAAGCCACCGCATTTGGATTGAACTCGTCCTCTCTTTTCCTTGGCAATCTAATTGGGCCGTTGATCGGGAGCTCCATTGCGGCGGCTTACACGATACGAGATGTTTTCTATGTTACGATGTCTATTCTTGTAGCTAATGCCATGATCCTCATCTGGAATCGCAGCATCGATCATGCAGATCACAATCATCCTATCAATCAAAGAGCTTAG
- a CDS encoding FIST signal transduction protein codes for MDIGIGVSNAKDTYTAIREAVSMAQMEAHELPDMILLFASAHYDPEILVTSLSEAFPHVMMVGCTTAGELSPLGFSIHSCVVVTLRSSRHRFGVAIEPILQGKENEAGFLCAQKAYEQVQRTDPYSIFLLLTDGLSPNQQEILEGAYTFCGGDIPIIGGAAGDDRMMNKTYQFLNGKVYSHVAVGMFMQSMDPIGVGVRHGWQPHSRLLRVTRAEGSLVYELDGKPAVQTYLDVLGADALALSSSRISRIGQNHPLGMISTDEQYEIRHVLREQGDALLCFGSVRDGALIAVMGADTKGLLKASAEALDASFQMLGSLHEPQLAIVFSCVARANVLDEAVSDEWNVLQAVRSGVPLVGLYSYGEFARLHGRVGYYNGSVVCLAL; via the coding sequence ATGGATATTGGTATTGGCGTAAGCAATGCAAAAGATACATATACTGCTATACGCGAGGCAGTTTCCATGGCTCAAATGGAAGCTCATGAACTTCCAGATATGATCTTGTTATTTGCCTCTGCACACTATGATCCAGAAATCTTAGTCACTAGTCTAAGTGAAGCATTTCCACATGTGATGATGGTCGGGTGTACTACAGCTGGAGAGTTAAGTCCTCTCGGATTTTCCATACATAGTTGCGTGGTTGTTACTTTGCGATCGAGTCGCCATCGTTTCGGAGTGGCAATAGAACCTATCCTTCAAGGAAAAGAGAACGAAGCTGGATTTCTCTGTGCGCAAAAGGCTTATGAACAGGTTCAACGTACGGATCCATACTCGATATTTTTACTATTGACAGATGGCTTATCGCCAAATCAGCAAGAGATTTTGGAAGGAGCTTATACATTTTGCGGTGGAGATATCCCCATTATAGGGGGTGCTGCAGGAGATGATCGCATGATGAATAAGACCTATCAATTTTTAAATGGCAAGGTTTATTCACATGTTGCTGTAGGTATGTTTATGCAAAGCATGGATCCTATTGGCGTTGGAGTTAGGCATGGCTGGCAACCGCACAGCAGACTATTACGAGTTACGCGTGCCGAAGGGTCGCTAGTTTATGAACTTGATGGTAAACCGGCAGTACAGACCTATTTAGATGTGTTAGGCGCAGATGCATTGGCATTGTCTTCTTCGCGCATTTCTCGCATCGGACAAAATCACCCACTTGGCATGATCTCGACGGATGAACAATACGAGATTCGGCATGTTTTACGCGAGCAAGGTGACGCACTACTGTGTTTTGGCAGTGTAAGGGATGGAGCTTTGATTGCCGTCATGGGAGCTGATACAAAGGGTCTCTTAAAAGCGAGCGCAGAGGCTTTAGATGCAAGTTTTCAGATGCTTGGCTCTTTGCATGAGCCGCAGTTAGCGATCGTCTTTAGCTGTGTGGCGCGTGCAAACGTACTTGACGAAGCGGTCTCAGATGAATGGAACGTATTACAGGCAGTGAGGTCAGGCGTTCCACTTGTGGGATTGTATAGTTATGGTGAATTTGCCCGTTTACATGGACGAGTTGGGTATTACAATGGTAGTGTGGTATGTCTTGCACTGTAA
- a CDS encoding peroxiredoxin, which translates to MRLVGHPAPDFDMLSTKDLNSLATRVKLSDYRGKWLVMFFYPMDFTFVCPTEITAMSDRAQEFFDLDAEILGVSTDSVHSHKAWINTPRDKNGIGDIRFPLGADMTKQVSRDYQVLIEEEGIALRGLVIIDPEGVLKYQVIHDLNIGRSVDETLRVLEALQTGGLCPANWKPGDKTL; encoded by the coding sequence ATGCGTCTCGTAGGTCATCCAGCACCTGACTTTGACATGCTTTCCACTAAGGATTTGAATAGCTTAGCAACACGCGTGAAACTATCTGATTACCGCGGGAAATGGCTTGTGATGTTTTTCTATCCTATGGATTTCACATTTGTATGCCCTACAGAAATCACCGCGATGAGCGACCGCGCACAAGAATTTTTCGACCTTGATGCAGAGATCCTCGGAGTGAGCACAGATAGTGTGCATAGTCACAAAGCATGGATTAACACTCCACGCGACAAAAACGGCATCGGTGATATTCGCTTCCCACTAGGTGCAGATATGACAAAACAAGTGAGTCGCGATTACCAAGTACTCATTGAAGAAGAAGGTATTGCTTTGCGCGGACTTGTGATCATCGATCCAGAAGGCGTATTAAAGTATCAAGTCATCCACGACTTGAACATTGGACGTAGTGTCGATGAGACATTGCGCGTGTTAGAAGCATTACAAACAGGTGGATTATGCCCTGCGAACTGGAAACCAGGCGACAAAACACTGTAA
- the lgt gene encoding prolipoprotein diacylglyceryl transferase, translating to MHKYWFHIGWFPVRSYSTIFLLAFILGLGFTIYVIKTEKKEKYIPAWLDLGPLLFFGGVISARIWQVFFFNWTFYSKYPGQIIAVWNGGLSIQGGIVGAIITGWIFARIKKIPFWELADMAAPGILLGQSIGRDADFMNGSAYGSPTGSNFGILYPVGTLAREQYGNHPLWPAMLWEGQADILLFAILMMLKLKKWPTGWLFVYYMISYNIVRFFLEMLRGDSPRFLFNWDAAQWTAIPMVVAGIIAGVWLWFDERRRKKTASLDETAPMLD from the coding sequence TTGCACAAGTATTGGTTTCACATTGGCTGGTTTCCAGTGCGCTCGTATAGTACTATTTTTCTGCTTGCATTTATATTAGGCCTCGGTTTTACGATCTACGTCATTAAAACGGAGAAAAAAGAAAAATATATCCCAGCATGGCTAGATCTAGGCCCATTACTTTTCTTTGGTGGGGTTATTAGTGCTCGGATTTGGCAAGTTTTTTTCTTTAATTGGACATTTTACTCTAAGTACCCCGGACAGATTATCGCCGTTTGGAATGGTGGACTCTCCATTCAAGGTGGTATTGTGGGGGCAATTATCACCGGTTGGATATTTGCGCGGATCAAAAAAATCCCCTTTTGGGAACTTGCTGATATGGCTGCTCCAGGGATATTGCTAGGACAAAGTATAGGCCGAGATGCAGATTTCATGAATGGCAGTGCGTATGGATCTCCCACAGGTAGTAATTTTGGCATACTCTACCCAGTGGGAACACTTGCCCGTGAGCAGTACGGCAATCACCCGCTGTGGCCCGCCATGTTGTGGGAAGGACAAGCTGATATCCTCCTCTTTGCCATTCTTATGATGTTAAAACTAAAAAAGTGGCCAACAGGTTGGCTCTTTGTTTATTATATGATCAGTTACAACATCGTTCGCTTTTTCCTAGAAATGTTGCGTGGAGATAGTCCTCGTTTTCTATTTAACTGGGATGCTGCACAGTGGACAGCCATCCCCATGGTGGTCGCAGGAATCATTGCTGGCGTCTGGCTATGGTTCGATGAGCGTAGGAGGAAAAAAACTGCTTCCCTCGATGAAACTGCACCTATGCTAGACTAA
- the panD gene encoding aspartate 1-decarboxylase, whose protein sequence is MFRTLLKSKIHRATVTQTDLHYMGSITIDQNLMDAADLLENELVQIVNINTGARFDTYVIPGAAGAGQIGLNGAAARLAEPGDLVIIMSYGIFDAQELQGLQPTVVMVDEHNAPLAKVVSEAAHNEQLASTARA, encoded by the coding sequence ATGTTTCGAACACTCCTAAAATCAAAAATTCATCGCGCAACAGTCACTCAAACGGATCTTCACTATATGGGGAGTATCACCATTGACCAAAACCTCATGGATGCAGCAGATCTTTTAGAAAATGAGCTCGTTCAGATTGTCAATATCAACACAGGTGCTCGTTTTGACACATACGTGATACCAGGTGCTGCAGGTGCAGGTCAGATTGGGTTAAATGGTGCTGCGGCAAGGCTTGCTGAACCAGGTGATCTAGTCATTATTATGTCTTACGGAATCTTTGACGCACAAGAATTACAAGGGTTACAACCGACTGTCGTCATGGTTGATGAGCACAACGCACCACTCGCCAAAGTTGTCAGTGAAGCTGCTCATAATGAACAACTTGCATCTACAGCAAGAGCATAA
- a CDS encoding GGDEF domain-containing protein — protein sequence MGNLLSYEQLTVLYHQQLIQMNRIDQIHKLMQNVSKRENVLQLLIAKMRELFLADIVTLIEWDGVNSHAHLEAHVGLFANRYPESNDLFSDLMGSISDFWTRPYVTWDVKSDFRTPIIKNYAVKNALFLPVHTRSGLPLGILSLYRCYDDLFSEDDISLLMDIAMRIGDELYARRIRNQELAHMRLLDILNPTVLRISARATYDASLFQEVQLALQEVFQTSTEVIDDPELFTQIIECTIIPCEELSHIPLCANNANRYMAVLRMSDELVRGYVLLRQLESFEVAILSIFWRHVGNLVANLTLQHRLQMLATLDMLTGLMNRYAFMETMTAWSEDEKRENEFISTCVFDVDGFKMINDTYGHRMGDRVLCHIVETAKSTITDSDMVFARYGGEEFILARRGDGDECKNTAIAILTALREKPFVIGEVSLILTVSMGIATMKIATSQAIHLLIQKADEAMYQAKRAGKDRLAVLESSDLGFSFYK from the coding sequence ATGGGGAATTTGTTGAGTTATGAGCAGTTGACTGTTCTTTACCATCAACAATTGATTCAAATGAATCGGATTGATCAAATTCACAAGCTGATGCAAAATGTATCAAAACGTGAAAATGTCCTGCAATTATTGATAGCCAAAATGAGGGAACTGTTTTTAGCAGACATCGTCACATTGATTGAGTGGGATGGTGTTAATAGTCATGCACACTTAGAAGCGCACGTGGGTTTGTTTGCAAATCGCTATCCAGAATCAAATGACTTATTTAGTGATTTGATGGGCAGTATCTCGGATTTCTGGACACGCCCTTATGTGACATGGGATGTAAAAAGTGATTTTCGCACGCCTATTATTAAAAACTATGCGGTAAAAAATGCGCTTTTTTTGCCAGTGCACACACGCTCTGGATTGCCACTTGGGATATTGAGCTTATATCGCTGTTATGATGATCTGTTTAGCGAGGATGACATTAGTTTATTAATGGATATTGCAATGCGTATTGGCGATGAACTGTATGCAAGAAGAATTCGCAATCAAGAGTTAGCTCACATGCGATTATTGGACATTTTGAATCCAACTGTACTGCGGATTTCAGCACGTGCTACATACGATGCATCCCTTTTTCAGGAAGTACAGCTCGCTTTGCAAGAAGTATTTCAAACATCTACTGAGGTCATAGATGATCCTGAGTTATTTACACAAATCATAGAATGTACGATCATACCTTGCGAGGAACTAAGTCACATTCCGTTGTGTGCCAATAACGCGAACAGGTATATGGCTGTTTTGCGTATGTCTGATGAACTCGTTCGTGGATATGTTTTACTTCGTCAACTGGAATCATTTGAGGTAGCTATTTTATCTATCTTTTGGCGTCACGTTGGTAACTTAGTTGCCAATCTCACATTACAACATCGTCTTCAAATGCTAGCTACGTTAGATATGTTAACAGGATTGATGAATCGATATGCATTTATGGAAACGATGACTGCATGGTCTGAAGACGAGAAGAGAGAGAACGAATTTATTTCTACATGTGTATTTGATGTGGATGGTTTTAAGATGATCAATGACACGTATGGTCATCGCATGGGAGATCGCGTTCTTTGTCACATCGTAGAGACTGCAAAAAGCACCATTACAGATTCTGATATGGTGTTTGCGCGTTATGGAGGAGAGGAATTTATCTTAGCAAGAAGAGGGGATGGCGATGAGTGTAAAAATACGGCTATTGCTATTCTTACCGCTCTTCGTGAAAAGCCATTTGTAATTGGTGAAGTGTCTCTAATTCTAACCGTGAGTATGGGGATTGCCACGATGAAAATCGCAACATCACAAGCGATTCATCTCTTGATACAAAAAGCGGATGAAGCAATGTATCAAGCAAAGCGGGCTGGCAAGGACCGCCTTGCTGTACTGGAATCAAGTGATTTAGGCTTTTCCTTTTACAAATAA
- a CDS encoding thiolase family protein, with protein sequence MFEAVIVDAIRTPIGKRNGTLKDSHPVDLLAHVLKSMIGRHPIAPERIDDVIVGCVDQVGEQAVNIGRNAWLSAGLPESVPAVTLDRQCGSSLQALHFAAQGVMSGAYDLVIAAGVESMTRIPMLQSFSDESTPLTADIAKRYHMKSGWFNQAVGAEMIAKKYGLSRTQLDEFGYRSHQLAQAARAEGKFRNEIVSVPISQDGRSLWFTDDEGIRPETNIEKMATLRPAFPGLELITAGNASQISDGASAVMIASAETAKELGLKPLARFVSFAVVGVDPVTMLTGPIPATQKVLRRAGMNISDIDLFEVNEAFASVVLAWQKEVGAPMERVNTMGGAIALGHPLGATGTRIASTIVHALQREQKQYGLIAICEGGGMANATIIERLS encoded by the coding sequence ATGTTTGAAGCTGTTATTGTCGATGCTATCCGCACACCAATAGGGAAGCGCAACGGAACACTTAAAGATAGTCATCCTGTTGATTTGCTAGCTCATGTATTGAAGTCGATGATAGGTCGCCATCCGATTGCTCCGGAACGTATAGATGATGTGATTGTCGGTTGCGTAGATCAGGTTGGCGAACAGGCTGTAAACATCGGGCGCAATGCTTGGCTCTCAGCTGGTTTGCCAGAATCAGTGCCGGCCGTTACGCTGGATCGCCAGTGTGGATCCAGTCTGCAAGCGCTTCATTTTGCTGCCCAAGGCGTGATGTCAGGTGCATATGATCTGGTTATTGCTGCGGGTGTTGAATCCATGACTCGGATTCCTATGTTACAGTCCTTTAGTGATGAGAGTACACCACTTACAGCAGATATTGCGAAGCGCTACCATATGAAATCTGGTTGGTTTAATCAGGCGGTTGGTGCGGAGATGATTGCCAAAAAGTACGGTTTAAGTCGTACACAACTGGATGAATTCGGATATCGCAGTCATCAGTTGGCACAAGCTGCCCGAGCAGAAGGGAAATTTCGCAATGAAATCGTGTCAGTGCCTATCTCACAAGACGGCCGTTCCTTGTGGTTTACTGATGATGAAGGGATCAGACCAGAGACTAACATCGAGAAGATGGCGACGTTAAGGCCCGCATTTCCTGGACTAGAGTTAATCACAGCGGGTAATGCGAGTCAGATCTCCGATGGGGCGAGTGCTGTGATGATTGCTTCAGCAGAGACCGCTAAAGAGTTAGGACTAAAGCCTCTTGCGCGGTTTGTGTCATTTGCAGTTGTTGGTGTAGATCCTGTTACGATGTTAACAGGTCCTATTCCTGCTACCCAAAAAGTCTTGCGGCGCGCTGGTATGAATATTAGTGATATTGATTTATTTGAGGTCAATGAAGCGTTTGCATCTGTTGTGCTCGCTTGGCAAAAAGAAGTTGGAGCGCCTATGGAGCGCGTAAATACCATGGGTGGAGCCATTGCGCTCGGGCACCCACTTGGTGCGACAGGAACGCGGATCGCATCAACTATCGTACATGCATTGCAAAGAGAGCAAAAACAATATGGTCTTATTGCCATCTGTGAGGGCGGTGGGATGGCCAACGCTACGATTATTGAACGGTTATCGTAA
- a CDS encoding aldo/keto reductase, translating to MGSFMTEQHGPSNKPTHILRQLGTSNLHISPIGLGCWQFSKGNGLVGKYWPALSNQTIVDIVQTSLQHGVNWFDTAEIYGKGESEKALARTLQQLNVPPSDAIIATKWWPVARTAGSIRDTIMQRLECLQPYPISIYQIHQPYALSSIRAQLEAMKDLITAGHIKYAGVSNFSAKQMEEAHQVLQQYGLSLISNQVKYSMIDRRIEKNGILDTAKRLDMAIIAYSPLEQGILTGKFHSQSKSDVGRELNRAKAQATSVAPSGIRRWLPGFRQARLIKTWPLIEELQRLALEYEVEPGQVALNWLIHYHGHYVFAIPGASRSSQAAANAKVLTFHLSDSEKEHLNQLSMQVTL from the coding sequence ATGGGTAGCTTTATGACAGAGCAGCATGGACCATCAAACAAGCCCACGCACATATTGCGCCAACTAGGAACAAGCAACCTACACATATCGCCCATTGGGCTTGGATGTTGGCAATTTAGTAAGGGTAACGGGTTAGTCGGGAAATACTGGCCGGCACTTAGCAACCAGACCATCGTGGACATCGTTCAAACATCTTTACAACATGGTGTAAACTGGTTTGATACAGCTGAGATATACGGAAAAGGAGAATCGGAGAAGGCGCTTGCTCGCACACTACAACAGCTAAACGTCCCTCCAAGTGATGCGATTATAGCGACAAAATGGTGGCCAGTAGCTCGCACTGCAGGCTCCATTCGCGATACCATTATGCAACGCCTAGAGTGCTTGCAACCCTATCCTATTTCTATATATCAGATTCATCAGCCATACGCACTATCATCGATCCGTGCACAGTTAGAAGCGATGAAGGATCTCATCACAGCAGGTCATATCAAATATGCAGGAGTTAGTAACTTTTCTGCCAAGCAAATGGAGGAAGCGCATCAAGTATTACAACAGTATGGTTTATCTCTTATTTCTAATCAAGTAAAGTATAGTATGATAGACCGTCGAATTGAAAAAAATGGAATACTAGATACCGCTAAACGATTAGATATGGCTATTATTGCGTATTCACCACTTGAACAAGGGATATTAACTGGTAAATTTCATTCACAAAGTAAATCAGATGTAGGTCGAGAATTGAATCGAGCGAAAGCACAAGCTACATCTGTTGCACCTTCTGGAATTCGACGATGGCTACCTGGCTTTAGGCAAGCGCGGCTAATAAAAACCTGGCCTTTGATTGAGGAGTTGCAGCGACTAGCACTTGAGTATGAGGTCGAACCAGGACAAGTGGCACTTAACTGGTTGATTCATTATCATGGGCATTATGTCTTTGCTATTCCGGGTGCATCGCGTAGTTCTCAAGCTGCAGCCAATGCTAAGGTGCTAACGTTCCATCTAAGTGATTCAGAGAAAGAGCATTTAAATCAACTGAGTATGCAAGTAACCTTGTAG
- a CDS encoding flagellar hook-basal body protein, whose translation MPIALDSATSGMNAFQQMMDVIGNNIANVNTTGYKSSSTTFEDLLSQTMSGGSAGTSSGIGGTNPVQVGLGTQVASIYSNFAEGSLQNTGNPDDLAINGSGFFMLSPVTGATSGISITGSNLYYTRAGDFHVDSNGYLVNPNGYYLMGVSGSGGVTNSSTLTAIQISGTGSEFTIGASGLVTVIPASGSNYSYNIALANVTNPDGLIKAGDSLYEANGASPAAGPNSYSEGDSSGMGGIQQGALEGSNVNLTSEMSNMIVAQTGYESNSKVINTENQMDQFMLQQV comes from the coding sequence ATGCCTATCGCATTAGATTCCGCAACATCCGGTATGAATGCATTCCAACAAATGATGGACGTCATAGGAAACAATATTGCAAACGTAAACACAACAGGCTACAAATCTTCCTCTACCACTTTTGAGGATCTCCTCAGCCAAACCATGAGTGGCGGTTCCGCAGGCACATCATCGGGAATTGGCGGTACGAATCCAGTACAGGTTGGGTTAGGTACACAGGTCGCTTCGATTTATTCAAATTTTGCTGAAGGATCATTACAAAATACAGGAAATCCAGACGATCTAGCAATTAACGGTTCGGGATTTTTTATGTTGAGTCCAGTTACTGGCGCAACTAGTGGGATTTCTATCACGGGTAGTAATTTATATTATACACGTGCAGGAGATTTCCATGTAGATTCAAATGGCTATTTAGTCAATCCTAATGGATATTATTTAATGGGTGTTTCTGGTTCAGGAGGTGTAACTAATTCATCCACTTTGACTGCCATACAAATATCAGGCACTGGTTCCGAGTTTACTATCGGTGCAAGTGGACTAGTAACTGTAATTCCTGCTTCTGGTTCAAATTACAGTTATAATATTGCGCTTGCAAATGTCACTAATCCAGACGGTTTAATTAAAGCAGGTGATTCTTTGTATGAGGCTAATGGTGCGTCACCTGCTGCTGGACCTAATTCATATAGTGAAGGCGATTCTAGTGGCATGGGTGGGATTCAGCAGGGAGCACTTGAAGGCTCCAACGTTAATTTGACGAGCGAGATGAGTAATATGATCGTTGCACAAACTGGGTATGAGTCAAACTCTAAAGTGATTAACACTGAGAATCAAATGGATCAGTTCATGTTACAGCAGGTGTAA
- a CDS encoding CoA-binding protein: MLMFENPNSEQMATILKGAKTIAVVGLSDQPDRESYAVAKEMQNRGYRIIPVNPNISSALGEKAYHSLQDIPDPYEIINVFRRSEALPAVVIEANATACPVIWAQQGVYNEEAAKLAEAAGKTMIMDRCIMVMHSLFVKGKA; encoded by the coding sequence ATGTTAATGTTTGAAAACCCTAATTCCGAACAGATGGCCACCATTTTAAAAGGTGCCAAAACAATAGCGGTGGTCGGTTTATCTGACCAACCAGACCGTGAAAGCTACGCAGTCGCCAAAGAAATGCAAAATCGCGGGTACCGGATCATACCAGTGAACCCGAACATATCATCAGCACTTGGTGAAAAAGCATACCACTCTTTGCAAGACATCCCAGATCCATACGAGATCATCAATGTTTTTCGACGCAGTGAGGCACTTCCAGCTGTCGTAATAGAAGCAAATGCGACCGCGTGTCCTGTCATTTGGGCTCAGCAGGGCGTCTACAATGAAGAAGCGGCAAAGTTAGCTGAGGCTGCGGGAAAAACGATGATTATGGACCGTTGCATTATGGTCATGCATAGTTTATTTGTAAAAGGAAAAGCCTAA
- a CDS encoding TlpA disulfide reductase family protein, with protein sequence MPMRVGTSFPGLEGATQWIGVETAPQLSIGQPILIHFWAVSCHICHETMSEVIRYRDMYVPQGLQLISVHMPRYEADTELQKVFEDIQTYGMTQTIAVDNMHKVAELYQNEFVPAYFLFDREGNLKFRAAGDKGLQNVGKKLEELFA encoded by the coding sequence ATGCCAATGCGCGTAGGAACATCATTCCCTGGTTTGGAAGGCGCCACGCAGTGGATTGGCGTTGAGACCGCACCACAACTGAGCATTGGACAACCCATCCTTATTCACTTTTGGGCTGTTTCATGTCATATATGTCACGAAACAATGTCTGAAGTGATTCGATACCGTGACATGTATGTACCACAAGGGTTACAATTAATTTCTGTGCATATGCCACGTTATGAAGCGGACACAGAGTTACAAAAAGTATTCGAAGATATACAGACCTATGGTATGACACAAACCATTGCTGTTGACAACATGCATAAGGTCGCAGAGTTATATCAAAACGAGTTTGTTCCTGCTTACTTCTTGTTTGATCGCGAAGGCAATTTAAAATTTCGTGCAGCTGGCGATAAAGGATTGCAAAACGTAGGCAAGAAGTTAGAAGAGCTGTTTGCATAA